One Clostridium estertheticum DNA segment encodes these proteins:
- a CDS encoding GyrI-like domain-containing protein yields the protein MDTKKLDYKKEYKDLYLPKQKPVVVDIPAMNFIMVNGSGNPNDPCGEYQKAVELLYGLSYTIKMSKRNGCEPKDYFDYVVPPLEGLWWIEEKTMDFTQKSKFSWTSMIRQPEFVTNEVFQWACEELKRKKPEIDTSKAYLETFSEGLCVQMMHIGPFDDESKTIKLIETYISENNFKNAISSVQPDGRIRRHHEIYLSDLRKTAPERLKTVLRHPVVKAD from the coding sequence ATGGATACAAAAAAACTAGATTATAAGAAAGAATATAAGGATTTGTATTTACCAAAGCAAAAGCCAGTTGTGGTAGATATACCTGCTATGAATTTTATTATGGTAAATGGAAGTGGTAACCCAAATGATCCCTGTGGAGAATACCAAAAGGCGGTAGAGCTTCTATATGGATTGTCTTATACAATAAAAATGAGCAAAAGGAATGGCTGTGAGCCGAAAGATTATTTTGATTATGTAGTTCCACCACTAGAGGGATTATGGTGGATAGAAGAAAAAACCATGGACTTTACACAAAAGAGCAAATTTTCTTGGACCTCAATGATTAGGCAACCAGAATTTGTAACTAACGAAGTATTTCAATGGGCATGCGAAGAACTTAAAAGGAAGAAACCGGAAATTGATACTTCAAAGGCATATCTAGAAACCTTTAGTGAGGGACTATGTGTTCAAATGATGCATATTGGACCATTTGATGATGAATCAAAGACAATTAAACTCATTGAAACTTATATAAGTGAGAACAACTTTAAAAATGCGATTTCATCTGTTCAACCGGATGGAAGGATACGTAGACACCATGAGATTTATTTATCAGATCTAAGAAAAACAGCTCCTGAAAGGTTAAAAACTGTTTTAAGGCACCCTGTTGTTAAGGCGGATTAA
- a CDS encoding GNAT family N-acetyltransferase, whose amino-acid sequence MGNHQNNEGSKELYRKEYLLNEDQQLIIRIPEPGDAQGLINQMQTVDGETKFLARESDEFNFTVEQEREFIKNCTNDENIRFLIAELDGRIIANCSVGLIQNKKRYLHRAAMGIAVMKDYWNKGIGKKMMQECINWCKEKGVEQLELEVVAQNNRAVSMYKSLGFEIYGTKKHALKYGDGTYADEYYMILFLNSKKPE is encoded by the coding sequence ATGGGTAACCACCAAAATAATGAGGGTTCTAAGGAACTTTACAGAAAAGAGTACTTATTAAACGAGGATCAACAACTTATTATACGAATTCCAGAACCAGGTGATGCACAAGGTTTAATAAATCAAATGCAAACTGTTGATGGTGAAACTAAATTCTTGGCACGTGAATCTGATGAATTTAATTTCACAGTGGAACAAGAAAGAGAATTTATTAAGAATTGTACGAACGATGAGAATATCCGTTTTCTAATTGCAGAATTAGACGGTAGAATTATAGCGAATTGTTCAGTTGGATTAATTCAAAATAAAAAAAGGTATCTTCACAGAGCAGCAATGGGTATTGCAGTGATGAAGGATTATTGGAACAAAGGAATTGGGAAGAAAATGATGCAGGAATGTATTAATTGGTGTAAAGAAAAGGGTGTTGAACAACTTGAGCTTGAAGTTGTTGCTCAAAATAATCGTGCTGTTTCGATGTATAAAAGTTTAGGTTTTGAGATTTATGGTACAAAGAAACATGCATTGAAATATGGTGATGGAACTTATGCTGATGAATACTATATGATTTTATTCTTGAACAGTAAAAAACCTGAGTAA
- a CDS encoding TetR/AcrR family transcriptional regulator has product MNKTKQAIFNSAIKVFSGCGYDGATMDDIAVNAGVAKGTLYYHFKSKEDIFKFIITDGMNVIIKQIEEATEAEEDSLIKLKILCRVQLSLVYENRDFFKVIMSQLWGREIRHLQIREVIQVYINIIENHLKEAMEQGVVKKSNISFMSYTFLGTLCSAAVYELISKDDTDVENVIDNLMQYILTGIQV; this is encoded by the coding sequence ATGAACAAAACAAAACAAGCCATATTTAATTCTGCAATAAAGGTTTTTTCCGGCTGTGGATATGATGGAGCTACCATGGACGATATAGCAGTAAATGCTGGTGTTGCAAAGGGAACCCTTTATTATCATTTTAAAAGTAAAGAGGATATTTTTAAATTTATAATAACAGATGGCATGAATGTTATTATAAAACAAATAGAAGAAGCTACTGAAGCGGAAGAGGATTCATTAATAAAGTTAAAAATACTTTGTAGAGTTCAACTAAGCTTGGTATATGAAAATAGGGACTTCTTTAAGGTTATTATGAGCCAACTTTGGGGACGAGAAATAAGACATCTTCAAATAAGAGAGGTAATACAGGTATATATAAATATAATTGAAAATCATCTTAAAGAGGCAATGGAGCAAGGCGTAGTAAAGAAATCTAACATTTCTTTTATGTCTTATACGTTTTTGGGAACACTTTGTTCCGCAGCGGTTTATGAACTTATAAGTAAAGATGACACTGATGTAGAAAATGTAATAGATAATTTAATGCAGTATATATTGACAGGAATTCAGGTATAA
- a CDS encoding MerR family transcriptional regulator, with the protein MYKIGDFSKITNLTVKALRYYDEENILNPSYRCEENSYRFYDDNDFKKAELIVLLRELNFSISEIKDVMNICEDKADLSYILEEKKDMVNKNIMEEKALLKKISLYIKPNLLEDDGVNYIIQVKDIPAIKVAAIRYKGKYSDCGKHMGRIYKAIKGDAKGEPFNCYYDGEYKEEADIETCVPISKQVYDSVVTIVELPQIRAVSTIHNGTYESINMAYKAIFDYAKGKNISCLTPSREIYIKGPGMIFKGNSKNYITEVIIPIELEV; encoded by the coding sequence ATGTATAAAATAGGCGATTTTTCAAAAATAACAAATTTGACTGTGAAGGCTTTACGATATTATGATGAAGAGAATATTCTTAATCCTTCTTATCGATGTGAAGAAAATTCATATAGGTTTTATGATGATAATGATTTCAAGAAGGCAGAGTTAATTGTGCTCTTACGGGAGCTGAATTTTTCAATTTCTGAAATCAAAGATGTTATGAATATATGTGAAGATAAAGCAGATTTATCATATATCTTAGAAGAAAAGAAAGATATGGTTAATAAGAATATTATGGAAGAGAAAGCGCTGCTGAAAAAGATCAGCCTCTATATTAAACCAAATTTATTGGAGGATGATGGTGTGAATTATATAATTCAAGTAAAGGATATTCCAGCTATTAAAGTGGCAGCTATTAGATACAAAGGCAAATACAGTGATTGTGGTAAGCATATGGGTAGAATCTACAAAGCAATAAAAGGAGATGCAAAGGGTGAGCCTTTTAATTGTTATTATGATGGTGAATATAAGGAAGAAGCAGATATTGAGACCTGCGTTCCTATATCAAAACAGGTTTATGACTCCGTGGTAACTATAGTGGAACTACCACAAATCAGAGCAGTTTCTACAATACATAATGGTACTTATGAAAGTATTAATATGGCATATAAAGCTATTTTCGACTATGCTAAAGGGAAAAACATTAGCTGTTTAACGCCATCTAGAGAAATATATATAAAAGGACCTGGCATGATATTTAAAGGGAATTCGAAGAATTATATTACGGAAGTTATTATTCCAATTGAGCTGGAGGTTTAA
- a CDS encoding Fic family protein, giving the protein MISFEKNKLNNLALPMSIVRMLTTINEYKGKQDLYKKQSPQILNTLKDVAIIQSAESSNRIEGIYTSNKRLREIMDKKIEPRDRSESEIAGYRDVLNTIHSAFDAIPIKSSVLLQLHRDLYKFSSANGGNYKNTDNVIEEILPNGTSNIRFKPVDAFSTPSYMERLCEEYRKEIAKEEIEPLVLIAAFILDFLCIHPFNDGNGRMSRLLTLLLLYQSGFEVGRFISLEKIIEDSKETYYEALNKSSMLWHDGKNNLYIWLEYFLGVIIKAYKELEDRVGCIENTKGSKSERIEMAIQGKLGYFTKNEIRTICPDVGEATINRVFGKLRVEGKIEAVGKGRNSKWKKL; this is encoded by the coding sequence ATGATTTCTTTTGAAAAGAATAAATTGAATAACTTAGCTTTACCTATGAGTATAGTGAGAATGTTAACTACTATAAATGAATATAAGGGAAAGCAAGATTTGTATAAAAAGCAATCACCTCAAATATTAAATACACTTAAAGATGTAGCAATTATACAAAGTGCAGAATCATCTAATAGAATAGAAGGTATTTATACTTCGAATAAAAGATTGCGTGAAATAATGGATAAGAAAATAGAACCAAGAGATAGAAGTGAAAGTGAGATAGCTGGGTATAGGGATGTATTAAATACTATTCACAGTGCTTTTGATGCTATACCTATAAAATCATCTGTATTATTACAATTACATAGAGATTTATACAAATTTTCATCAGCTAATGGTGGAAACTATAAAAATACTGATAATGTGATTGAAGAAATATTACCTAATGGAACTAGCAATATCAGGTTTAAGCCTGTGGATGCTTTTAGCACACCAAGTTATATGGAAAGGCTTTGTGAAGAATATAGAAAGGAAATTGCAAAAGAAGAGATAGAGCCATTAGTTTTAATAGCCGCATTTATATTAGATTTTCTTTGCATCCATCCTTTTAATGATGGAAATGGAAGAATGTCTAGATTATTAACACTTTTACTTTTGTATCAAAGTGGTTTTGAGGTTGGAAGATTTATTAGTTTAGAAAAAATTATTGAGGATAGTAAAGAAACTTACTATGAAGCACTGAATAAATCATCGATGTTATGGCATGATGGGAAAAATAATTTGTACATATGGCTTGAATATTTTCTTGGCGTTATTATAAAAGCATATAAGGAATTAGAGGATAGAGTAGGCTGTATTGAAAATACTAAGGGCAGTAAGAGCGAAAGAATAGAAATGGCTATACAAGGGAAGTTAGGATATTTTACTAAGAATGAAATAAGAACTATATGTCCAGATGTAGGAGAAGCCACTATAAATAGAGTGTTTGGAAAGTTGAGAGTTGAAGGGAAAATAGAAGCTGTAGGTAAGGGAAGAAATTCTAAGTGGAAAAAACTATAA
- a CDS encoding helix-turn-helix domain-containing protein, producing MQIRIGENLRKLRIKNELTQEKLAEVFGVSPQAISRWENNSTYPDITMLPSIANYYNVSIDELMGMDEIRNVEKINSTFSSVHEYESKGMIDEAIQTLREAIKVYPNNYGFLSELALALTLKINTDTEYELVNEAIALSERVLLNSTNEKIRSTTKANLCFLYLKINEDEKAIKLAKTLPHVWECREILLPEMFIEDDYIIELKKGIIAVISAICEKIEDSKKCRHSSSGKIIAIGPNTTSNDDLKEKIELLTQYLDVASS from the coding sequence ATGCAAATCAGAATTGGTGAAAATCTTCGAAAACTTAGAATTAAAAATGAACTTACACAGGAAAAGCTTGCAGAGGTATTCGGTGTATCTCCTCAAGCAATTAGCCGTTGGGAGAACAACTCGACTTATCCAGATATCACCATGCTTCCAAGCATTGCAAATTACTATAATGTATCAATTGATGAATTGATGGGGATGGATGAAATTCGAAATGTCGAAAAAATTAACAGCACATTTTCTAGCGTCCATGAATATGAGTCAAAAGGGATGATTGACGAAGCTATTCAAACGCTTAGGGAGGCAATAAAAGTATATCCTAACAATTATGGATTTTTGTCTGAACTTGCATTAGCATTAACGTTAAAAATCAACACGGATACAGAATATGAGTTAGTTAATGAAGCTATTGCACTATCTGAACGTGTGCTTTTGAATAGTACAAATGAAAAAATTAGAAGTACAACTAAAGCAAATCTTTGTTTTCTATATTTGAAAATAAATGAAGATGAAAAGGCTATAAAATTAGCTAAGACACTACCTCACGTTTGGGAGTGTAGAGAGATTCTATTACCAGAAATGTTTATTGAGGATGATTATATTATTGAATTGAAAAAAGGGATAATCGCTGTTATATCTGCAATCTGTGAAAAAATTGAAGATTCTAAAAAATGTAGGCATTCAAGTAGCGGTAAAATAATTGCTATTGGACCGAATACAACTTCGAATGATGATTTAAAAGAAAAAATAGAATTGCTAACGCAATACCTTGATGTAGCTTCTTCATAA
- a CDS encoding cupin domain-containing protein, producing MKILNVNTITEKTMRKALFTEGTMDAGILFYEPGETMTPHKHSNLDEIFYVVSGDGIITVDGEDISIKENDVILSPNEESHGFTNNGHNKLVVLQVKNTIVK from the coding sequence ATGAAAATATTAAACGTTAATACTATTACAGAAAAAACTATGAGGAAAGCACTATTCACAGAAGGTACAATGGACGCAGGTATTTTATTCTATGAACCAGGTGAAACAATGACCCCTCATAAACATTCAAATTTAGATGAAATATTCTATGTAGTTAGTGGTGATGGAATAATAACTGTAGATGGTGAAGACATTTCAATTAAAGAGAATGATGTAATCCTATCCCCAAATGAAGAAAGCCATGGATTTACAAATAATGGACACAATAAATTAGTTGTTTTACAAGTAAAAAACACTATTGTAAAGTAA
- a CDS encoding winged helix-turn-helix transcriptional regulator: MTCGKICPIEETVNLISHKWKVLILRNLHNSGTQRFTELANGINGISEKMLTQQLRQMEDVDLIIRKVYPEVPPKVEYSLSELGKSLKPVLDAMNIWGGNYIKANKHLYKD, from the coding sequence ATGACCTGTGGTAAAATATGTCCAATTGAAGAAACTGTTAATCTTATCAGCCACAAGTGGAAAGTTCTTATTTTAAGAAATTTACATAACAGTGGAACACAAAGATTTACTGAACTTGCTAATGGAATTAATGGGATAAGTGAAAAGATGTTAACGCAACAGCTTCGACAAATGGAAGATGTTGATTTGATTATTAGAAAAGTATACCCTGAAGTTCCACCTAAAGTTGAATATTCTCTTTCAGAACTGGGAAAGAGTTTAAAGCCAGTTTTAGATGCTATGAATATTTGGGGGGGAAACTATATAAAAGCTAATAAACATCTTTATAAAGATTAG
- a CDS encoding YhgE/Pip domain-containing protein has product MNFLKVAWRDISNIFKNRFMRVSVTAIIIVPLLYSLLYLYAFWDPYSRLADMPVAVVNLDKGAMKDGASVSYGKDIVNNLKGNKKVGWRFLTNIDEANKGLDGTKYYAMFVIPENFSSKVLSAKDRTPEKANILYSANEKKNFLAAQINGKVLGELKAEITKTISSEYTKVTFDSLYVVKDGMQKATDGSKKLEDGIATLNSKIPELSDGVSKLNDGATKLNSGLSDAKNGASALNGGIGKLSDKIPALGKGVSDLYTGSGALATGADQLSTGLSDASGGANLLSKGAQGLNDAVTMNDGINDGSKKLSDGASGLKAGSDSLSAGYQLFGPGVSNLKVGTQQISDGVNELTGNVNASQTALTNAVKTQLGAYLAKHPEAMNDPDMKNFVGTLGSLQKSASDPINSSKIGALQKGAKDVSDGAVLLESKSKLLIQGVSDFSTGAQGFATGADKFAKGAGQYSGGATQFSSGANKLATGLGAAIIGSKGLSDGAKQLNGGLGQLNGNIPALTGGVSQLNSGSMALVNGLGKLYDGSSQLKDGTGKLKGKIPELADGTLKLADGSKELNDKLAEGSTEINKSLVNDSNTMAEFVSEPIKVNEKPIHAVANYGAGFAPYFIALSLWIGALMMFFVITDEVDADINASPAAIVLGKFLSYGYIGIVQAVLASGVVMVLGLRPNNVPLYFGLNILMSLVSIAIIQCLVFLLDQVGRILAIILLLLQLTACAGTFPLELVPTFFKVLNPLMPFTYYISGAREAIAGVNYAVFSKNSTVLVIVGVCFLIVSVLLKGHADKLQKMMKDKKEAASAA; this is encoded by the coding sequence ATGAATTTTCTTAAAGTAGCATGGAGAGATATATCTAACATTTTTAAAAATAGGTTTATGAGAGTTTCTGTAACAGCAATTATAATTGTTCCACTTTTATACAGCTTACTTTATCTATATGCATTTTGGGATCCGTATAGTAGACTAGCAGATATGCCAGTTGCCGTTGTTAACTTAGATAAAGGGGCAATGAAGGACGGGGCAAGCGTTAGCTATGGTAAGGATATTGTAAATAATCTAAAGGGTAATAAAAAGGTTGGATGGAGATTTCTTACAAACATTGATGAAGCTAATAAAGGCTTAGATGGTACTAAATACTATGCAATGTTTGTTATCCCAGAAAACTTTTCAAGTAAAGTTTTAAGTGCAAAGGATAGAACGCCTGAGAAGGCAAACATTTTATATAGTGCAAATGAAAAAAAGAACTTCCTTGCAGCGCAGATCAATGGCAAGGTTTTGGGAGAACTAAAGGCTGAAATAACAAAAACTATATCAAGTGAATATACAAAGGTAACCTTTGATAGTCTTTACGTTGTAAAGGATGGAATGCAAAAGGCTACTGATGGAAGTAAGAAGTTAGAAGATGGAATAGCAACACTAAATAGTAAAATTCCTGAATTAAGCGATGGAGTTTCTAAACTAAATGATGGTGCAACAAAGCTAAATTCAGGACTTAGTGATGCTAAAAATGGAGCAAGTGCTCTTAATGGAGGAATTGGTAAGTTAAGTGATAAGATTCCTGCATTGGGAAAAGGTGTTTCAGATTTATATACGGGATCAGGTGCTTTGGCAACAGGGGCTGATCAGCTCTCAACAGGTCTGAGCGATGCCAGCGGTGGTGCAAATCTATTAAGCAAGGGTGCACAAGGATTAAATGATGCTGTTACAATGAATGATGGAATAAATGATGGTTCAAAAAAATTAAGCGATGGTGCTTCAGGGCTAAAGGCAGGATCTGACAGCCTTAGCGCTGGATATCAACTATTCGGACCAGGAGTAAGTAATCTTAAGGTTGGTACACAACAAATTTCAGATGGTGTGAATGAATTAACAGGTAATGTTAATGCCTCACAGACAGCATTAACAAACGCTGTAAAAACACAATTAGGTGCTTATTTAGCAAAACACCCTGAGGCTATGAATGACCCAGATATGAAAAACTTTGTAGGCACATTAGGAAGTTTGCAGAAAAGTGCAAGTGATCCAATTAATAGTTCAAAAATAGGTGCGCTTCAAAAGGGTGCAAAAGACGTATCAGATGGCGCAGTATTATTAGAAAGTAAAAGTAAATTATTAATACAAGGTGTAAGTGATTTCTCAACTGGAGCACAGGGTTTTGCAACTGGAGCAGATAAATTTGCAAAGGGTGCAGGTCAATACTCAGGTGGTGCAACACAATTTTCAAGTGGAGCTAATAAACTTGCAACAGGCCTTGGCGCTGCAATAATAGGTTCTAAAGGGCTTAGCGATGGAGCGAAACAATTAAATGGTGGACTTGGACAGTTAAATGGAAATATCCCAGCTTTAACAGGTGGGGTCTCCCAATTAAATTCAGGTTCAATGGCTTTGGTAAATGGACTTGGAAAATTGTATGATGGTTCCTCGCAGTTAAAAGATGGGACTGGTAAATTAAAAGGAAAGATACCTGAACTAGCTGATGGAACTTTAAAATTAGCAGATGGTTCAAAAGAGTTAAATGATAAACTTGCAGAAGGATCAACTGAGATAAACAAAAGCCTTGTGAATGATAGTAATACAATGGCTGAATTTGTTTCAGAACCAATTAAGGTGAATGAAAAACCTATCCACGCTGTGGCAAATTATGGAGCAGGTTTTGCACCATACTTCATAGCATTATCTCTTTGGATAGGAGCATTGATGATGTTCTTTGTAATTACAGATGAAGTGGATGCTGATATTAATGCAAGCCCAGCAGCCATTGTGCTTGGTAAATTCTTATCCTATGGTTATATAGGTATTGTACAGGCAGTTTTAGCAAGTGGAGTAGTTATGGTACTTGGATTAAGACCAAACAATGTACCACTTTACTTTGGACTTAATATACTAATGTCATTAGTATCTATAGCAATAATTCAATGTTTGGTATTTTTACTTGATCAAGTAGGAAGAATACTTGCGATAATATTATTATTATTACAATTAACTGCCTGCGCAGGTACATTCCCATTGGAATTAGTACCAACATTCTTTAAAGTATTAAATCCATTAATGCCTTTCACATATTATATTTCAGGAGCAAGGGAAGCAATAGCTGGAGTCAATTATGCAGTATTCTCTAAGAACTCAACTGTATTAGTAATTGTTGGAGTTTGTTTCCTAATAGTATCTGTATTGCTGAAGGGCCACGCAGACAAATTACAAAAAATGATGAAAGATAAAAAAGAAGCAGCTAGTGCAGCTTAA
- a CDS encoding MFS transporter: MYIIVFLQGFVFYGPIATLYRQNRNLSLSNMFLIESISWILMIIFEIPWGWFADKFGYKKTLVISNFIFFISKIVFYKANSFGMFFLERVLLSISLAGISGCDIALLYSSVKEDESEKVFGRYNAFSTGGYLIASMMFSILVKKSMDSTAFWTIIPYAVAAVLTLFIKEVSGKQAERPKFKQSLLTAFTNKSIIILVISFALMNEVVQVVGVFLNQSQYVRSGINIKYFGVLAVVMQIVRLSSIKSYKLSIKLGTNRSIQALYIIITICCTILVFTSNATLTILSIIFICGSAAIISPIVLDIENKSISTINRATILSVFAMFGDLTGAGVNVVIGKTADISTSSAFITCVFMCVFSYILLLIYKKKSGKERNVEKQINY; encoded by the coding sequence ATGTATATTATTGTATTTCTACAGGGATTTGTTTTCTATGGCCCTATTGCTACGTTGTATAGGCAAAATAGAAACTTATCTTTATCTAATATGTTTTTAATAGAGTCTATATCCTGGATATTAATGATTATTTTTGAAATACCATGGGGATGGTTTGCAGATAAATTTGGGTATAAAAAAACACTTGTTATTTCAAATTTTATATTTTTTATATCAAAAATAGTTTTTTATAAAGCAAATTCCTTTGGAATGTTCTTTTTAGAACGAGTTTTATTATCAATATCTTTAGCCGGAATTTCAGGGTGTGACATCGCTCTACTATATTCATCGGTGAAGGAAGATGAGAGTGAAAAAGTATTTGGTAGATATAATGCATTTTCAACTGGTGGCTATTTAATTGCCTCGATGATGTTTTCAATACTTGTTAAAAAGTCCATGGATAGTACAGCATTTTGGACTATTATACCTTATGCAGTGGCAGCAGTATTAACTTTATTTATAAAAGAGGTTAGTGGAAAACAGGCCGAAAGGCCTAAGTTTAAGCAAAGTTTACTAACAGCGTTTACAAATAAAAGTATTATAATATTGGTAATTTCTTTTGCGTTAATGAATGAAGTAGTTCAAGTAGTAGGTGTATTTTTAAATCAATCACAATATGTACGCTCGGGAATAAATATTAAATATTTTGGAGTACTGGCAGTTGTAATGCAAATAGTTCGATTAAGCTCAATTAAATCTTATAAATTAAGCATTAAACTAGGTACAAATAGAAGTATTCAAGCATTATATATAATTATTACTATATGTTGTACAATACTTGTATTCACATCTAATGCAACATTGACCATACTTTCAATAATTTTTATATGCGGTAGTGCAGCTATAATTTCTCCTATAGTTTTAGATATTGAAAATAAAAGTATAAGTACTATTAATAGGGCGACTATTTTATCAGTATTTGCTATGTTTGGCGATTTAACAGGTGCAGGAGTTAACGTGGTTATTGGAAAGACAGCGGATATTTCTACCTCATCAGCATTTATAACTTGTGTGTTTATGTGTGTTTTTTCTTATATATTATTGTTAATCTATAAGAAAAAAAGTGGCAAAGAAAGAAACGTAGAAAAACAAATTAACTATTAG